In bacterium, the sequence ACCTGGTATGTAAAAAGGGCCGTAAAGAGATTGAATCATGAAAGAAAGTCCGGTCTTAATATCCTGGATGCAGGTTCAGGTTTCGGACAATATTCCTATTATCTTGCCAAAAAATTTAAAAATGCAAAGGTAACAGGTGTTGAACTCAAGCAGGATCTTGTAGATGACTGCCTTGAGTTTACAGCAAATGCAAAGATAAAAAATCTCTCTTTTATCAGAGGAGATTTGTTGAAATTTCAAACCGGTGAGAAGTTTGACCTGATCATATCGGTTGATGTCCTGGAGCATATTGAAGATGACAGAACCCTTATGCGCAGATTTTCAGATTTATTGAAACCGGGCGGAGTTTTGTTAATCTCAACTCCCTCTCTTTTACGAAGCCACGAACACGACGGCTCTTTTGTGGGAGAACATTTCAGAGAAGGATATTCAAGAGAGGACATAGAAGAGAAATTGAATGAAGCCGGCCTGAAGATAAAAGAATTTGAGTATTCCTATGGACTGTTCGGTGATATAAGCTGGCGTATGGGAATAAGAAATACAATGCAGCTTATGGCAAAAGGAGCAGCAGGACGCGCTGCAGGAGTGTTATATCTTGGTATTATTCTATTACCGGTTCTTTTATTTATGGTTCTGGACTTCAGCATTAAAAACAGGCAGGGCACAGGAATTGTTGTTACTGCGGTGAAATAATTTAAATACAGTTCATCTCATGAAAAATGTGTTATTTCTCTCATATTATTTTCCTCCGGCAGGCGGATCAGCTGTTCAAAGAATTCTGAAATTCGTAAAATACCTGCCTGAATTCGGGTGGATGCCTCACGTAATTTCTGCAGATCCTTCCAGGTTTGTGCTGAAGGATAATTCTCTTGCAGATGAAATTCCCCTGCACGTACAGGTTGATTATACATCGGCGCCTGATTTTTACAATATCTACTCTCTGTTCAAATCAGGATCAAAGAAAAAAGGTAATGCTGATCTTGCAGCTTTATCAGGTGATTCCGAGCACAGCTCTTTAATATCACGTGCTGCTCTTTTTATTAGGTCAAGTTTATTCATTCCTGATGCAAGAGTAGGGTGGCTCCCGTATGTTCTCAAAGCCGGTGCGGATGTTATCAAAAGTAAAAAGATTGATGTGATATTTGCCACGGCACCGCCTTTTACAACTCTTGCGGCAGGGGCTGTTCTGTCCAAAATATCCAATATCCCTTATGTGATCGATTACCGTGACCCCTGGACAGGAGCCTATTTTTATTTTAAACGGCCCTTCATATCTGCAAAGTTTGAAGAATTCCTTGAGAGGAAATGCCTTGCAAAAGCGGACAGAGTTATATCAATTAATCAGCGTATTGCGAATGGTATGAAGAAAGTATGCAGGGATGTTTCGGTACTTGATAAAAAAATAGTTGTAATCCCCAATGGATATGACCCTGAAGATTTTACAAAACCGGAGCCGGTAAAATCCGGAAAAATTTTTACAATTGTATATACGGGTACACAGCATGCAAGAATGAACAGCATTAAATTTATAAAAGCTGTTGAAGATGCAGCGGAATTATCTCCGGAATTTAAAAGAGATCTGCTTATAAAATTTATCGGACGCACTTCGGAAGATGTTACTGATATTTTAAGCCAATCTTCCGTAACGGAACAAATAGAGATAATCGGCCACATGGGGCACAGAGAGTGTTTAAACCACACTGCAGGTGCGGACCTTCTTCTTCTGTTGATTCCCGAGGGGACAGGCAATGAGCTTATTGTAACAGGCAAGGTTTTTGAATACCTCAAATCCGGAAGGCCGGTTTTATGCCTTGCAGAAAAAGGAGACGCTCCTGATATTATCCGAAAAGCAGGTGCGGGTATTTCCATTTCCCCTGATAACAGAGAGAGTATAAAGGATTTTCTGTTAAAGAGCTACGGCCTGTTAAAAAATGGAAAACCCATTATTAATACTGAGAGAGATTCTGCTTTTATAGAAACGTTTGACAGGAAGAAGGCAACAGAAAGATTGTCGGATGTGTTAAAAGAAGCCTTACCTTAAGAAGTACAGCTTACTTAAATCCGGGTTTATATGAAGATATTAATAATTGTAGCAAATTCTTATCGTCACGACAGCAGAGTGGCAGCAGAAGCAGGAGTGCTGCATGATGCAGGCCATCAGGTTAATGTGATAGACTGGGACAGGAGAGGGGTTTATCCTGAGCTGGAGATTCTTGACGGTATTGCTGTTAATACAATTCGTCCCTGGCGTGCCGGTAAAAAGGGAGGAGTATGGTCAATTCAGATAATTTCCTTCTATGTAAAGGCTGTGAAAATTATAAGTAAAATGAATTTTGATGCTCTGCACTGCAATGATTTGGATACACTATTTGTCGGCCTGATTGTGAAGTCAGGGAAAAGATGCTCTCTGATATACGATGCCCACGAGATATATCTTTCTCTTTTGAGCAGGGGAAGGGCAAAATTTGTCAAACCTCTGTTCAGCATAATTGAAAGATCAGGTGTTAAAAAAGTTGATAAACTTATTGTGGCGGATGAAACATATATTGATTATTTTAAAGATGCGGGATACAGGGATGCCCTGCCAATATCCAATTTCAAGGAATTAAGAAAAGAGAAATTTATTGCTCCCGAAAGGGAGATGTTTACATTATGTTATCTCGGAGTTTTAAGCAGATCACGTTTTTTAACTGAACTGATTGATGTTGTAAAAGACATAGACAGAGTCCGCCTTGTAATTGGAGGGGCAGGAGCCTTGAGTGCGGCAGTTAAAGAGGCATCGGATAATCTGGAAAACGTAGAATTTTTAGGCCTGATTCCTCAGGATGAAGTAATCCCGTTGACAGAGACTTGCCATTGCGTTGTATGTATGATAGATCCGTCTGATTATAACAACAGAATAGCTTCTGCCAACAAGCAGTTTGAAGCAATGGTTGCAGCAAGGCCTGTAATAACTACTTTGGGAACAAGAAGCGGTGAGATTACAAAAGAGACAAAAAGCGGCCTTGTTATAGGATATTCAAAGTATGAACTAAGAAAGGCAATTATAAAACTGAGGGATAATCCCGGCCTTATTAAAAAATTCGGTAAAAATGCATTAAATGCTGCAAAAGAAAAGTATAACTGGAATTTTGAAAAGGATAAATTGATCCGATTGTACGACAGCCTGTCAAATTAACCCGGCTGTTTTGTGCTGCAGAGAGGAGGAAGTATTATGGCAAAGAAAAAGAAGCATTCAAGGAAATCCGAACAAAAAATAGAGCCCGGTACTGCAAAAGAGAGTTTTTCATGCAAGGCAGTAAAAATATGGGGAAAATATCACGATTTACTATCAATACTTATGCTTGCTGTACTGCTTCTAATTTTTTACGCTCCGGTCATGTTCTCCAACAAGACACTTCTTCCGCCTGATACTGTAGCTTCAAAGAGCTTTCAGCCGTTTGTAAAAGAGGCATTCCACCAGGGTGTTTATCCCCTGTGGAATCCTTACATTTTTTCAGGTATGCCATCTTTTGCAAGCTTGTCCCGTGCGCCGTACATGGATGTTACAGGTGATGTAATAAACGGCATTATCTGGCTTTGTAAACTTGTATTACCCCTTACGGATTTTACCAGGCTTTTTCTCAACTATCTTCTTTTCGGCGGGCTTCTGTATTTTCTTTTGAGGAAAAAGGGCTTAGACCCGGTGCCTGCACTATTCTCTTCCGCCGCTCTTGTTTTTATGCCTCAGATAGTTGCTTACGCTGCTTTCGGCCATACTACAAAACTGGCAACAGCAGCTCTTATTCCTCTTGTATTTTTACTGGTTGATCAGTTATTAAAAAAACAGAACATCCTCTATTTTTCTTTGACCTCTTTGGCAGTGGGGCTGCAGCTTTTACGATTTCATGTTCAGATTAATTTTTATTCCGCATTACTTGCAGGCGCGTATTTTATTTTTTGGGCAATTATTTCCATAAAAGATAAGGAGAAGGCAGGGAGAATCCTGAAGGGAGCACTTCTACTCGGAGCAGCATTTTTTATGGGATTTGTTGTTTCTTCTGTGGTCAACCTTTCAGTCTGGGAGTATTCTCATTATTCTATCCGCGGAGGAGCAGGGGGCTTGAGTTACGGATATGCTACAAACTGGTCATTCCCCCCTTCTGAAATAATTACGTTTTTCAATCCGTCATTTATGGGATTCGGCGGAAGAGAAACTTACTGGGGCGCCATGCCTTTTACTGATTTTCCAATGTATTTTGGTTCAGTAATACTGCTTCTTGCAGGACTGGCTTATCTTATTAAGAAGGAAAGAATTACACTATTTTTTATGATTGTCGCAGTGATAGCGCTTTTTATTTCATTCGGAAAACACTTCCCGGTTTTATACGGCCCCATGTTCAAAATTTTTCCTTTCTTTAACAAGTTCAGAGCGCCGAAGATGATTCACATACTGATTCAGATATCCATGGCTGTTCTTGCAGGATTCGGATTGCAGGCTGTTCTGAATTTTGATGAAGACGAGAAGAGCAGGCGTTTCATTCTTGTCAAACGTTATCTCCTGATTTTTACAGGCATTACTGCGGCAATATTCCTTTTTCTTCTTGTAGGAAAGGGTACGTACATGCATTGGGCAGTAAAAGCAAGGGCCGGAGCGGATCAGGCATTTCATCTTGCTTTAACAGACGGATTTAAAGAGCTGGTTTATGTGCTTCTCGCCGCTCTTTTCATATTCCAGACAATCAGAAAGAAGATGAATAAAAATATTCTGCCGCTTCTTTTAATTGCAATTATAATTGTGGATTTCTGGATGATTGACCGCCGTTTTGTTGAGCATAGGCCTGCTGCAAGTGTTAAATCGTATTTTGAAGATACGGGTGAGGTAGCTTTTCTGAAAAAACAAACAGGTTTTTTCAGAATTCTGCCTGTGGCTGACAGAAGAACTCCCAACTGGTACATGTACCATTCAATTGAAAGTGCTTACGGGTATCAGGGTGCAAAGGTGAAGATTTATCAAAAGCTCATGGATAATTTTAAAATGCCTGACCAGTTTCTTATAAAATACCTGAAACAAGAAGGAGGAAGATATGTATGGAGAAAAGAGGCTGAAATTTCTTCTCAGGCCTTACATGCACACAGAACATTTCTGCAGCTTACAAATACAAAATACATTGTGACTCCTTACGGTATAGCTCCTTATAATATT encodes:
- a CDS encoding class I SAM-dependent methyltransferase; the encoded protein is TWYVKRAVKRLNHERKSGLNILDAGSGFGQYSYYLAKKFKNAKVTGVELKQDLVDDCLEFTANAKIKNLSFIRGDLLKFQTGEKFDLIISVDVLEHIEDDRTLMRRFSDLLKPGGVLLISTPSLLRSHEHDGSFVGEHFREGYSREDIEEKLNEAGLKIKEFEYSYGLFGDISWRMGIRNTMQLMAKGAAGRAAGVLYLGIILLPVLLFMVLDFSIKNRQGTGIVVTAVK
- a CDS encoding glycosyltransferase, translated to MKNVLFLSYYFPPAGGSAVQRILKFVKYLPEFGWMPHVISADPSRFVLKDNSLADEIPLHVQVDYTSAPDFYNIYSLFKSGSKKKGNADLAALSGDSEHSSLISRAALFIRSSLFIPDARVGWLPYVLKAGADVIKSKKIDVIFATAPPFTTLAAGAVLSKISNIPYVIDYRDPWTGAYFYFKRPFISAKFEEFLERKCLAKADRVISINQRIANGMKKVCRDVSVLDKKIVVIPNGYDPEDFTKPEPVKSGKIFTIVYTGTQHARMNSIKFIKAVEDAAELSPEFKRDLLIKFIGRTSEDVTDILSQSSVTEQIEIIGHMGHRECLNHTAGADLLLLLIPEGTGNELIVTGKVFEYLKSGRPVLCLAEKGDAPDIIRKAGAGISISPDNRESIKDFLLKSYGLLKNGKPIINTERDSAFIETFDRKKATERLSDVLKEALP
- a CDS encoding glycosyltransferase; the protein is MKILIIVANSYRHDSRVAAEAGVLHDAGHQVNVIDWDRRGVYPELEILDGIAVNTIRPWRAGKKGGVWSIQIISFYVKAVKIISKMNFDALHCNDLDTLFVGLIVKSGKRCSLIYDAHEIYLSLLSRGRAKFVKPLFSIIERSGVKKVDKLIVADETYIDYFKDAGYRDALPISNFKELRKEKFIAPEREMFTLCYLGVLSRSRFLTELIDVVKDIDRVRLVIGGAGALSAAVKEASDNLENVEFLGLIPQDEVIPLTETCHCVVCMIDPSDYNNRIASANKQFEAMVAARPVITTLGTRSGEITKETKSGLVIGYSKYELRKAIIKLRDNPGLIKKFGKNALNAAKEKYNWNFEKDKLIRLYDSLSN
- a CDS encoding YfhO family protein, whose amino-acid sequence is MAKKKKHSRKSEQKIEPGTAKESFSCKAVKIWGKYHDLLSILMLAVLLLIFYAPVMFSNKTLLPPDTVASKSFQPFVKEAFHQGVYPLWNPYIFSGMPSFASLSRAPYMDVTGDVINGIIWLCKLVLPLTDFTRLFLNYLLFGGLLYFLLRKKGLDPVPALFSSAALVFMPQIVAYAAFGHTTKLATAALIPLVFLLVDQLLKKQNILYFSLTSLAVGLQLLRFHVQINFYSALLAGAYFIFWAIISIKDKEKAGRILKGALLLGAAFFMGFVVSSVVNLSVWEYSHYSIRGGAGGLSYGYATNWSFPPSEIITFFNPSFMGFGGRETYWGAMPFTDFPMYFGSVILLLAGLAYLIKKERITLFFMIVAVIALFISFGKHFPVLYGPMFKIFPFFNKFRAPKMIHILIQISMAVLAGFGLQAVLNFDEDEKSRRFILVKRYLLIFTGITAAIFLFLLVGKGTYMHWAVKARAGADQAFHLALTDGFKELVYVLLAALFIFQTIRKKMNKNILPLLLIAIIIVDFWMIDRRFVEHRPAASVKSYFEDTGEVAFLKKQTGFFRILPVADRRTPNWYMYHSIESAYGYQGAKVKIYQKLMDNFKMPDQFLIKYLKQEGGRYVWRKEAEISSQALHAHRTFLQLTNTKYIVTPYGIAPYNIPDSTLRVVYRPKHQGMDAVLEFTRALPRVYFPKKIIPVKGDTVMLQYIASSGFDAEKMAVIDGKPEMQIEPSDSNYAEITEKGIQNIKIDARAATPCLMVLSEVYYPAGWKAYVDGDQVKIERVNYAFRGVYLKPGRHHVEFIFKPESFTRGLWASIVSFGLLIAGAVFGFIKEKKRKRA